In Streptomyces sp. P3, one DNA window encodes the following:
- a CDS encoding acyltransferase, giving the protein MSRDRYVDFLRAWAILLVVLGHWLITGLVRHPDGTLTAPEMLLALPWTQWLTLGFQIMPLFFLAGGHAAGGSWARSREAGASAAGWVGQRAVRLLLPTAAYSGLVLLAVGVCAPLGVDPATLALVGWAMAMQFWFLPVYLLLSALTPTLYALHERWGPRVPVVMGIVGFGVGVFVAAVGSSRSVLVEAVGAVNYLLVWGVVYQLGFCWREGLLTGRGWRAPAALALGGGAVFAALVGPGPFPVGLILVTGQELSNTDPPSAALLAWAVAQVGVALWIAPAVRRALERERAERAVRVLGAGSMTLYLWHMLPVLIIAAAFYLTGLAPEPRYGSAGWWAWRVPWLLVLGTVLAGAVRALRPLERRLASVERAVRPDAGLREAAAWRVWAGLGVSVCALTYFAGHGFAPGGAFPAPAAVGLGAGTALLALPRRGGDPHGVDDTEGGKDLGGDEREGPGDIGHDPGDDGELQRVV; this is encoded by the coding sequence ATGAGCCGAGACCGGTACGTCGACTTCCTGCGAGCCTGGGCGATCCTGCTCGTGGTGCTGGGGCACTGGCTGATCACCGGGCTGGTCCGGCACCCGGACGGGACCCTCACCGCGCCGGAGATGCTGCTCGCACTGCCCTGGACGCAGTGGCTGACGCTGGGCTTCCAGATCATGCCGCTGTTCTTCCTGGCCGGCGGACACGCCGCCGGTGGCTCCTGGGCACGGAGCCGGGAGGCCGGCGCGAGCGCCGCCGGGTGGGTGGGGCAGCGGGCGGTGCGCCTGCTGCTGCCCACGGCCGCGTACAGCGGTCTCGTGCTGCTCGCCGTCGGCGTGTGCGCCCCGCTCGGCGTGGATCCCGCCACCCTCGCGCTCGTGGGATGGGCGATGGCCATGCAGTTCTGGTTCCTGCCGGTGTACCTGCTGCTCAGCGCCCTGACGCCGACGCTGTACGCCCTGCACGAACGGTGGGGCCCGCGCGTGCCCGTGGTCATGGGCATCGTCGGGTTCGGCGTCGGCGTGTTCGTCGCGGCCGTCGGGTCGTCGCGCTCCGTACTCGTCGAGGCCGTCGGGGCGGTGAACTACCTGCTCGTGTGGGGCGTCGTCTACCAACTCGGCTTCTGCTGGCGGGAAGGGCTGCTGACCGGCCGCGGGTGGCGGGCGCCGGCCGCTCTGGCGCTGGGCGGCGGGGCGGTGTTCGCCGCTCTTGTCGGACCCGGGCCGTTTCCGGTCGGCCTCATCCTGGTGACGGGCCAGGAGCTGAGCAACACCGATCCGCCGTCGGCAGCCCTGCTGGCCTGGGCGGTGGCGCAGGTGGGGGTGGCGCTGTGGATCGCGCCGGCCGTCCGCAGGGCGCTGGAACGGGAGCGGGCAGAACGGGCGGTGCGGGTGCTGGGGGCCGGCAGCATGACGCTCTACCTGTGGCACATGCTGCCCGTACTGATCATCGCCGCCGCGTTCTACCTCACCGGCCTCGCCCCCGAACCCCGGTACGGCTCGGCCGGCTGGTGGGCCTGGCGCGTGCCGTGGTTGCTGGTGCTGGGGACGGTTCTGGCCGGGGCGGTCCGGGCGTTGCGTCCGCTGGAGCGAAGGCTGGCCTCCGTGGAGAGGGCCGTCCGGCCCGACGCCGGGCTGCGCGAGGCGGCGGCCTGGCGCGTATGGGCGGGGCTCGGGGTGAGCGTCTGTGCGCTGACCTACTTCGCGGGCCACGGTTTCGCACCCGGAGGCGCGTTTCCCGCCCCGGCGGCGGTGGGGCTGGGAGCGGGCACGGCGCTACTGGCCCTCCCCCGCCGGGGCGGCGACCCGCACGGCGTGGACGACACGGAGGGCGGGAAGGACCTGGGCGGCGACGAACGGGAGGGCCCGGGCGACATCGGCCACGACCCCGGGGACGACGGGGAGTTGCAGCGGGTCGTCTGA
- a CDS encoding Ku protein → MLHVRSIWNGAISFGLVSIPIKLVNATENHSISFRQIHTEDGGRIRYRKVCELEEREVTSAEIGKGYEDADGTIIPITDEDLSHLPLPTAKTIEIVAFVPADRIDPLQMDAAYYLQAGGAQAAKPYTLLREALKRSHKVAIAKYALRGRERLGMLRVVGEAIAMHGLLWPDEVRAPEGVAPDTSVTVRDNELDLADALMDTLGEVDLADLHDEYREAVEEVVAAKAAGEAPPEAPVAPSSGKVLDLMAALEKSVRAAKESRGEASDAAQEPGAAEKAEVRRLPQRKSAGASPKQTGGKKSTSTAKKSTAAPRKSTAQSTRAAKKATASGSTAKKSAAKKTTTTSTAKKATAGTSAKTTAKTAAKKTAKKATPRKRPA, encoded by the coding sequence GTGCTGCACGTGAGATCCATCTGGAACGGCGCCATCTCCTTCGGCCTCGTCAGCATCCCGATCAAGCTGGTGAACGCCACCGAGAACCATTCGATCTCCTTCCGCCAGATCCACACGGAGGACGGCGGCCGCATTCGCTACCGCAAGGTCTGCGAGCTGGAGGAGCGCGAGGTGACGTCGGCGGAGATCGGCAAGGGCTACGAGGACGCGGACGGCACGATCATCCCGATCACCGACGAGGACCTGTCCCACCTTCCGCTCCCGACCGCCAAGACCATCGAGATCGTGGCCTTCGTGCCGGCCGACCGGATCGACCCGCTCCAGATGGACGCCGCCTACTACCTCCAGGCGGGCGGCGCCCAGGCGGCCAAGCCGTACACCCTGCTCCGGGAGGCACTGAAGCGCAGCCACAAGGTCGCGATCGCGAAGTACGCCCTCCGCGGCCGTGAGCGCCTCGGCATGCTCCGCGTGGTCGGCGAGGCGATCGCCATGCACGGCCTGCTCTGGCCGGACGAGGTCCGCGCGCCGGAGGGCGTCGCCCCGGACACCTCCGTCACCGTCCGCGACAACGAACTGGACCTCGCGGACGCCCTGATGGACACCCTCGGCGAGGTCGACCTGGCGGACCTGCACGACGAGTACCGCGAGGCGGTGGAGGAGGTCGTCGCGGCGAAGGCGGCCGGCGAGGCGCCCCCGGAGGCCCCGGTCGCGCCGTCCAGCGGCAAGGTACTGGATCTGATGGCGGCCCTGGAGAAGAGCGTCCGGGCGGCGAAGGAGTCGCGTGGTGAGGCGTCGGACGCCGCACAGGAGCCGGGGGCCGCCGAGAAGGCTGAGGTCAGACGTCTGCCCCAGCGCAAGTCGGCCGGCGCCTCGCCCAAGCAGACGGGCGGCAAGAAGTCGACGTCGACGGCGAAGAAGTCCACGGCCGCGCCGCGGAAGTCGACGGCGCAGTCCACCCGGGCCGCGAAGAAGGCGACGGCGAGCGGGAGCACGGCCAAGAAGAGCGCGGCGAAGAAGACGACGACGACGTCGACGGCGAAGAAGGCGACGGCCGGGACTAGCGCGAAGACGACCGCGAAGACGGCGGCCAAGAAGACGGCGAAGAAGGCGACGCCCCGCAAGCGCCCGGCCTGA
- the ligD gene encoding non-homologous end-joining DNA ligase — protein sequence MTPITEVEGRRLALSNLEKVLYPATGFTKGEVLHYYATVADVLLPHLRDRPLSFLRYPDGPGGQVFFAKNVPPGTPDWVTTAEVPRSEGPARMVVVQDLPSLVWAANLVTEFHTPQWVMQEPETADRLVFDLDPGAPATVVECCEVAVWLRERLAQDGIEAYPKTSGSKGLHLLAAVRGASSERVTEYAKRLAVEAEQAAPRLVLHRMTRSLRPGKVFVDWSQNAARKTTATPYTLRARAEPTVSAPVTWEEVEECRSAGALTFFAGDVASRVRDFGDLAGALFEEGRAGVVP from the coding sequence ATGACGCCGATCACCGAAGTGGAGGGCAGGCGGCTCGCGCTCAGCAACCTGGAGAAGGTGCTGTACCCGGCGACCGGCTTCACGAAGGGCGAGGTGCTGCACTACTACGCGACCGTGGCGGACGTCCTGCTCCCCCATCTGCGGGACCGGCCGCTGTCCTTCCTTCGCTACCCGGACGGGCCCGGCGGCCAGGTCTTCTTCGCCAAGAACGTGCCACCGGGGACGCCCGACTGGGTCACCACCGCCGAAGTGCCTCGGTCGGAGGGGCCGGCCCGGATGGTGGTCGTGCAGGATCTGCCGAGTCTGGTGTGGGCGGCGAATCTCGTCACCGAGTTCCATACGCCCCAGTGGGTGATGCAGGAGCCGGAGACCGCCGACCGGCTCGTCTTCGACCTCGACCCCGGCGCGCCCGCCACGGTCGTCGAATGCTGCGAGGTCGCCGTGTGGCTGCGGGAGCGGCTGGCTCAGGACGGGATCGAGGCGTATCCGAAGACCTCCGGGTCCAAGGGGCTGCACCTGCTGGCGGCGGTGCGGGGGGCCTCGTCCGAACGGGTCACGGAGTACGCCAAGCGGCTGGCCGTGGAAGCGGAGCAGGCTGCTCCGCGTCTGGTGCTGCATCGCATGACGCGGAGTCTGCGGCCGGGGAAGGTGTTCGTGGACTGGAGTCAGAACGCGGCGCGCAAGACGACGGCCACGCCGTACACGCTGCGGGCGCGGGCGGAGCCGACGGTCTCGGCGCCGGTCACCTGGGAGGAGGTGGAGGAGTGCCGGTCGGCGGGGGCGCTCACGTTCTTCGCGGGGGATGTCGCTTCGCGGGTGCGGGATTTCGGCGATCTGGCGGGGGCGTTGTTCGAGGAGGGGCGGGCGGGGGTGGTGCCGTGA
- a CDS encoding nuclease-related domain-containing protein has protein sequence MNGLRVIPTWRHGRERLYVCLTDGRNIAWYDREAARINVIVDDRREDVLEVLGPFVTGPVTVGPPPVPTPAELARLALHPDDDLAPNRPGEALLVDLDRDPGPAHRLRTDPRRRSLAAEQTVGDALDRLDGAGWHTLHSLPLPGGDRLHHLAIGPAGLFAVHALYARKHRVRIADPVVGLGRRQPEPLLRRIRDDADRASHALTAEVRPVLALVGPTDVAFTGPPRQVRVLTDTDLPDLARLGGVLKPADVEALHAMARDRKTWSEA, from the coding sequence ATGAACGGACTGCGCGTCATACCGACCTGGAGGCATGGCCGGGAGCGGCTCTACGTCTGCCTCACGGACGGCAGGAACATCGCCTGGTACGACCGTGAGGCGGCCAGGATCAATGTGATCGTCGACGACCGCAGGGAGGACGTCCTGGAGGTCCTCGGCCCCTTCGTCACCGGCCCGGTCACGGTCGGCCCGCCCCCCGTCCCCACGCCCGCGGAGCTGGCCCGGCTCGCCCTCCATCCGGACGACGACCTGGCCCCCAACCGCCCCGGCGAGGCCCTCCTGGTCGACCTCGACCGCGACCCCGGCCCCGCCCACCGGCTGCGCACCGATCCGCGCCGGCGTTCCCTCGCGGCGGAGCAGACGGTCGGCGATGCGCTGGACCGTCTCGACGGCGCGGGCTGGCACACGCTGCACTCCCTCCCGCTCCCGGGCGGCGACCGGCTCCACCACCTGGCCATCGGCCCGGCGGGCCTGTTCGCCGTCCACGCGCTGTACGCCCGTAAGCACCGGGTGCGGATCGCCGACCCGGTGGTCGGGCTGGGGCGCCGGCAGCCGGAGCCCCTGCTGCGCAGAATCCGGGACGACGCCGACCGCGCGTCCCACGCGCTCACGGCCGAGGTCCGTCCCGTACTCGCCCTGGTGGGCCCGACGGACGTCGCCTTCACCGGCCCCCCGCGCCAGGTCCGCGTCCTGACCGACACCGACCTCCCCGACCTGGCCCGCCTGGGCGGAGTCCTCAAACCGGCAGACGTGGAGGCCCTCCACGCGATGGCCAGAGACCGCAAGACCTGGTCAGAAGCCTGA
- a CDS encoding dual specificity protein phosphatase family protein: MRTGRKRPDVPEPDRPWSEIVPGLWMGGHGFRGRSGERELAVVRDEFDLVQTLTRARPGHGPGPGVEHHVWPIPDGPLDGTQLAGVIRLAQAAGDALDAGRTVLVRCYSGYNRSGLVVAHALVLRGRSADDAIRLIRSRRSPWALHNELFVEYLRVGLATARLLEELAE; this comes from the coding sequence TTGCGGACTGGCAGGAAGCGACCCGACGTACCGGAGCCGGATCGTCCGTGGAGCGAGATCGTGCCCGGGCTGTGGATGGGCGGTCATGGGTTCCGGGGGCGTTCCGGAGAGCGGGAGCTCGCCGTGGTGCGGGACGAGTTCGATCTCGTCCAGACGCTGACCCGGGCCAGGCCCGGACACGGGCCCGGACCCGGTGTGGAGCACCATGTGTGGCCGATTCCCGACGGACCGCTGGACGGTACCCAGCTCGCCGGGGTGATCCGGCTGGCGCAGGCCGCGGGTGACGCACTGGACGCGGGGCGGACGGTCCTCGTGCGCTGTTACAGCGGTTACAACCGGTCGGGGCTGGTCGTCGCGCATGCGCTGGTGCTCCGGGGGCGCTCGGCCGACGACGCGATCCGGCTGATACGGTCACGGCGCTCACCGTGGGCCCTGCACAACGAGCTGTTCGTGGAGTACCTGCGCGTGGGACTGGCGACGGCCCGACTGCTCGAGGAGTTGGCCGAGTAA
- a CDS encoding ATP-binding protein encodes MRLGVPSWAGTLAVKAAVFITVMCCALAALLGVLVHVSVTNQTVGQARGLALSRLKEATAAFETGDTLGWGARVDPPGLPSSLRTLAAAGERGTIVADREGRPTMWAAGPVDGGRALAVAVDYSQSARTIEALDTAILWSSALAIGATLLVGAVAVTRVTRRLHTTAQVARRITAGDLDARVNDPRTREPGRPRDEVGTVAAALDSMASSLQGKLLSEQRFTADVAHELRTPLTGLHAAAELLPPGRPTELVRDRVAALRTLTEDLLEISRLDTGRERLELDAEDLTALVVRVVRTAEASDGSSGAAGSGAAGGTAAGSGSGGSVRPGGSGGSGSPTAGIAVTVVRDARVETDRRRLERVLGNLLANARRHGRAPVVLTVNGPTVTVRDHGDGYPEYLVTHGPQRFRTEGGAKGHGLGLTIAVGQAEVLGARLTFANAADGGAVATLTLPQTPPAASGLPDGAA; translated from the coding sequence ATGAGACTGGGGGTGCCCTCGTGGGCCGGCACGCTCGCCGTGAAGGCGGCCGTCTTCATCACCGTGATGTGCTGCGCGCTGGCCGCCCTGCTCGGTGTGCTCGTGCACGTCTCGGTGACGAACCAGACCGTCGGCCAGGCCCGCGGCCTCGCGCTGTCCAGGCTGAAGGAGGCGACGGCGGCGTTCGAGACCGGGGACACGCTCGGCTGGGGAGCGCGCGTCGACCCGCCGGGACTGCCCTCCTCGCTGCGGACGTTGGCGGCGGCCGGGGAACGCGGCACCATCGTCGCCGACCGCGAGGGACGGCCCACGATGTGGGCGGCGGGTCCGGTGGACGGCGGGCGGGCCCTCGCGGTCGCCGTCGACTACTCGCAGAGCGCCCGCACCATCGAGGCGCTGGACACCGCGATCCTGTGGTCGTCGGCGCTGGCGATCGGGGCGACGCTGCTGGTCGGCGCGGTCGCGGTGACCCGCGTGACGCGGCGGCTGCACACCACCGCCCAGGTGGCCCGGCGGATCACCGCCGGCGATCTGGACGCCCGCGTGAACGACCCGCGCACGAGGGAACCGGGCCGGCCGCGGGACGAGGTGGGCACCGTCGCCGCCGCCCTGGACTCGATGGCGTCCTCGCTGCAGGGCAAGCTGCTGAGCGAACAGCGGTTCACCGCCGACGTGGCGCATGAACTTCGGACGCCACTGACCGGGCTGCACGCGGCGGCCGAACTGCTGCCGCCGGGACGGCCCACCGAGCTGGTGCGCGACCGGGTGGCGGCGCTGCGCACCCTCACCGAGGACCTGCTGGAGATCTCCCGGCTGGACACCGGGCGGGAGCGGCTGGAGCTGGACGCCGAGGACCTGACGGCGCTGGTGGTGCGGGTCGTGCGGACGGCCGAGGCCTCGGACGGCTCGAGCGGCGCGGCTGGTTCGGGTGCGGCCGGCGGGACGGCTGCCGGCAGCGGCTCGGGCGGCTCGGTCCGTCCGGGCGGCTCGGGCGGCTCCGGGAGCCCGACGGCCGGCATCGCGGTCACCGTCGTCCGGGACGCACGCGTCGAGACCGACCGACGGCGCCTCGAACGGGTGCTGGGGAATCTGCTGGCCAACGCGCGCCGGCACGGACGGGCGCCGGTCGTGTTGACGGTGAACGGGCCGACGGTCACCGTGCGGGACCACGGGGACGGCTATCCGGAGTACCTCGTCACCCACGGGCCGCAGCGGTTCCGTACCGAAGGCGGGGCGAAGGGGCACGGACTCGGCCTGACGATCGCGGTGGGACAGGCGGAGGTGCTGGGGGCGCGGCTGACGTTCGCCAACGCCGCGGACGGCGGCGCGGTGGCGACCCTGACGCTGCCTCAGACGCCTCCGGCCGCGAGCGGCCTCCCCGATGGCGCAGCGTGA
- a CDS encoding SH3 domain-containing protein: MSLRSTLTRLAIVTAAGALAASVAVTPALADGGDGVHARQGGTNDRQHEGGDARQSGGGDGGDDWQAEGGDGDAWQSGDQNGNQSGGNQWQSGGNQSGGNQWQSGGNQSGGNQWQSGGNQSGGSQSGGSQSGGSQWQSGSHQNDGRRSRGRVTASELLLRSAPTRASQVIRVVHRGDIVSIFCRTSGQNVQGNTHWYLLTDGTWAWGSARYIETIGAAPRWC, encoded by the coding sequence ATGTCCCTGCGTTCCACTCTCACCCGCCTCGCCATAGTCACCGCGGCCGGCGCCCTCGCCGCCTCCGTCGCCGTCACCCCGGCACTCGCCGACGGCGGGGACGGCGTCCACGCCCGGCAGGGTGGAACGAACGACCGGCAGCACGAGGGCGGCGACGCCCGGCAGTCCGGCGGTGGTGACGGCGGTGACGACTGGCAGGCCGAGGGCGGCGACGGCGACGCCTGGCAGTCCGGCGACCAGAACGGCAACCAGTCCGGCGGCAACCAGTGGCAGTCCGGCGGCAACCAGTCCGGCGGCAACCAGTGGCAGTCCGGCGGCAACCAGTCCGGCGGCAACCAGTGGCAGTCCGGCGGCAACCAGTCCGGCGGCAGCCAGTCCGGGGGCAGCCAGTCCGGGGGCAGCCAATGGCAGTCGGGCAGCCACCAGAACGACGGCCGCCGCTCGCGCGGGCGCGTCACCGCGAGCGAACTGCTGCTGCGCAGCGCGCCCACCCGGGCGAGTCAGGTGATCCGGGTCGTCCACCGCGGAGACATCGTCTCCATCTTCTGCAGGACCTCGGGTCAGAACGTGCAGGGCAACACGCACTGGTATCTCCTGACGGACGGCACCTGGGCCTGGGGCTCGGCGCGCTACATCGAGACCATCGGAGCGGCGCCGCGCTGGTGCTGA
- a CDS encoding FtsW/RodA/SpoVE family cell cycle protein gives MTNTGVGAGTTVVAADAPAPAAGLPRRRGVELALIVLAVLLSVYGYCAVGLAKLGAVPPGAAGYGAGLGVLALLAHLTVRWRAPCADPLLLPIAVLLNGIGLVLIYRLDLETPGDRAAPAQLVWSTVGVALFIVVVTVLGDHRVLQRYAYVCVVAALALLTLPVLFPPVNGARIWIRVAGFSIQPGEFAKVLLAVFFAAYLAANRTALTYAGRRIWRFTRMQLPTGRVLGPIVAIWLLSVGVLVLERDLGTSLLFFGLFVVMLYVATGRTGWIAMGLLLASLGAVAVGRLEPHVHSRVEDWLHPFASIDAGQGPNQLAQSLFSFAAGGTLGTGLGLGHSVLIGFAAKSDFILATAGEELGLAGLSALFLLYGLLVERGFRAGLSLRDPFGRLLAAGLASIVALQVFVIAGGVTGLIPLTGMAMPFLAQGGSSVVTNWAIVALLIRVSDSARRPYDEARHAAHGDAGHGTDDPAGPDAHDAAGHEAHGEAGPEAGPHARGEGLGEARGRAADHTSRRPG, from the coding sequence ATGACGAACACCGGAGTCGGAGCGGGAACGACCGTGGTGGCGGCCGACGCGCCCGCTCCCGCGGCAGGCCTCCCCCGGCGCCGTGGCGTCGAGCTCGCCCTGATCGTCCTGGCCGTCCTGCTCTCGGTGTACGGCTACTGCGCGGTCGGCCTGGCGAAGCTCGGCGCCGTCCCGCCCGGCGCCGCCGGCTACGGCGCGGGGCTCGGGGTCCTCGCGCTGCTGGCGCATCTCACGGTGCGGTGGCGCGCACCGTGCGCCGACCCGCTGCTGCTGCCCATCGCCGTGCTGCTCAACGGGATCGGCCTGGTGCTGATCTACCGGCTCGACCTGGAGACGCCCGGCGACCGGGCCGCGCCCGCCCAACTGGTGTGGTCCACCGTCGGGGTGGCTTTGTTCATCGTGGTGGTGACCGTGCTGGGCGACCACCGCGTGCTGCAGCGGTACGCGTACGTCTGCGTGGTCGCGGCGCTCGCCCTGCTCACCCTCCCGGTCCTCTTCCCGCCGGTGAACGGGGCGCGCATCTGGATCCGGGTCGCCGGGTTCTCCATCCAGCCCGGCGAGTTCGCCAAGGTGCTGCTGGCGGTGTTCTTCGCGGCGTATCTGGCCGCCAACCGCACGGCGCTGACGTACGCGGGCCGGCGGATCTGGCGCTTCACGCGCATGCAGCTGCCGACCGGGCGCGTGCTCGGCCCGATCGTCGCGATCTGGCTGCTGAGCGTCGGCGTGCTGGTGCTGGAACGGGACCTCGGCACCTCCCTGCTCTTCTTCGGCCTGTTCGTGGTGATGCTCTACGTGGCCACGGGCCGCACCGGCTGGATCGCCATGGGCCTGCTGCTCGCCTCGCTGGGCGCGGTCGCCGTCGGACGTCTCGAACCGCACGTGCACAGCCGGGTCGAGGACTGGCTGCACCCGTTCGCCTCCATCGACGCCGGCCAGGGCCCCAACCAGCTCGCGCAGTCGCTGTTCTCCTTCGCGGCCGGCGGGACGCTCGGCACCGGGCTCGGCCTCGGTCACTCCGTCCTCATCGGCTTCGCCGCGAAGTCGGACTTCATCCTGGCGACGGCCGGCGAGGAACTGGGCCTGGCGGGGCTGTCGGCGCTGTTCCTGCTGTACGGGCTGCTGGTGGAACGCGGCTTCCGGGCCGGACTGTCGCTGCGCGACCCCTTCGGACGGCTGCTGGCGGCCGGCCTCGCCTCGATCGTGGCGCTCCAGGTGTTCGTGATCGCGGGCGGGGTGACCGGCCTGATCCCGCTGACCGGCATGGCGATGCCGTTCCTGGCGCAGGGCGGCTCCTCGGTCGTCACCAACTGGGCGATCGTGGCACTGCTGATCCGGGTCAGCGACTCGGCGCGGCGGCCGTACGACGAGGCGCGCCACGCGGCGCACGGCGACGCGGGACACGGGACGGACGACCCGGCGGGACCCGACGCACACGACGCCGCGGGACACGAAGCGCACGGCGAGGCGGGCCCCGAGGCGGGCCCCCACGCGCGCGGCGAAGGACTCGGCGAAGCGCGCGGCCGAGCCGCCGACCACACCTCACGGAGGCCCGGGTGA